Within the Fusarium keratoplasticum isolate Fu6.1 chromosome 1, whole genome shotgun sequence genome, the region caGTTGTGCTTGGCATAGTAGTTCTGGAGTTGACTCCTCTGAGCTTCAGGAGGGTAGTGGTTTGCTTTGATGCCACTGGAGAAGGGGAGGTTTCCGAAATTAGATGAAAAGTAGCACTGGGTGCGGGCTTTGAGATCGATGGACACAGCCTCTGTTGGGATGGTCACGCCTTGGACCCATTCCGTCCTGTCAAAGAGCGTCTCGATGAACTTGTTCTGTGCTTCGCCGCTTGAACCGAGGAGCCTATTACAGATTAGGGGATCTTCCAAGGGCTGAGTTGCTGAACGAGGAACAGAGAAATCAACATGAAAGCATGGGCAGGTACACTGCGAGGAAGCCAGATGACATCAAAGCAATCATGAAGGATGAGTCCATCAACATAGTCTATTTCGTCTGTACCAAAAACACCCATGCTCACAAAACAAAACGCAACTGACCTTTCAGAGATGACGACCGACTTGGACCTCGACTCAAGATAGGAAACGATCGACTCAACAGGCTCCCCTATCCTGATCCAGGCCATgacctcggccgcctccGCATCAGTCCCGGTCCTCATGGCCGCCAGGATGGTCTCGAGCTGCTGAAGCCTATCCTTCTGCTGGTTGAACGCATGCGTGAGCTTGTTCAGCCTGTCGCCCGACAGCGTGCGCGTGTCGTATGCGCACGTGTGCCCGTTGAACTGACACCTGGCGCAGGGGTGTCTCCCGTCGCACTTTGTCTTTGTCCTCCGACACTGCACGCACGCGTGATTAGTCGTCGACGTCTTGCGGGACGAGGCGACGGCGACGCGAGAGGCCGTCCGGGCGGCGGCCAGGTCGGGGCCAGGTGCGCCTCCCGGTTTCGGGGCGAGGCTGGGCAGCTTGGTGGTCTCCATGGCCCCCATGCTGCGGCCTATGACGTTATTCTCGTGGGCCCTGGATTTCTCATGTGTTTCTTGTTGCCGTTATTCGTCGGCGGGTAGGTTGTTTTTGCACTGCTGGTTTTGCGGGATGGGTTTGGATGCGGGGTTCATCAGGTGATCACGCGTTATTACTAAGGGAACCGCTTTTGGCAAGTCGTTTGAATATCATTGAATGGCGTTTACAATTTTGATGAAGAGGGTATTAATGGTCTCTGAGGACAGTATAATGTCAAGTGGTTTTGTCAGCTCTAGTACACAAACTATGAGGGGTCTGGCTTAAATAGAGCAGTCTCTAAGCACCATCTTGGTTAGTGGATTTCTGGCCATCAGGGTGAAACTTGGGTTAGGGATCATCCAATGGTCAGATTCAACTCATAGATGTTCTCATCGAGAATAGATTCAATATACATATATAGAAGGTATCTTCATCCGGCCCTTCCCCGGCGTCCTGGTGGCTTCTCTGTGCTACCGGACCTGCA harbors:
- a CDS encoding Zn(2)-C6 fungal-type domain-containing protein, whose product is MGAMETTKLPSLAPKPGGAPGPDLAAARTASRVAVASSRKTSTTNHACVQCRRTKTKCDGRHPCARCQFNGHTCAYDTRTLSGDRLNKLTHAFNQQKDRLQQLETILAAMRTGTDAEAAEVMAWIRIGEPVESIVSYLESRSKSVVISERLLGSSGEAQNKFIETLFDRTEWVQGVTIPTEAVSIDLKARTQCYFSSNFGNLPFSSGIKANHYPPEAQRSQLQNYYAKHNWAMMTANDGHGMASVTKAWADTMNKARQLIASGVKPDELTGAFPTVAALFDKREYDTAPMISKWAVQFIYSSRHQDYSFTSMASVWIVWVVMRWMINPTPDTYSAMPDWIRPTELQVFVPHIDMIDCIIWPYFRDYVIQRPEMQHGGLQWLAACTAGVKVSWAGTVEDALCVDEATGKRRLNAEAEATLRDLNNWTLAASYRAFMPGIDGNIPIRTMEDSVQDTREL